A genome region from Clostridium pasteurianum includes the following:
- a CDS encoding DUF975 family protein → MEQIGQIKSSVEIRKMARQQLKGKWGLAILLILVGGVILALSAILLVLSYIGLIIDFVIVGVLALGLNSCFLKIARGEKIKIENIFSGFKNFRSAFLLQLLIIIFTLLWSFIAMIPFGVISLIVLGTHINEIPQGDGFYSIIYTVFIVFGSMASIVVEFYLILTSAIIALYRYSMSYYILSDCQSIGAYEAIKKSKKMMKGYKWKLFYLNLSFIGWIALSIITYGIGFLWIIPYIETAKANFYENLKSIQASKEALQ, encoded by the coding sequence ATGGAACAAATAGGACAGATTAAAAGTAGTGTAGAAATCAGAAAAATGGCAAGACAGCAGCTTAAGGGAAAATGGGGTTTAGCAATTTTACTTATTTTAGTAGGTGGAGTTATTTTAGCATTGAGTGCAATATTATTGGTATTATCATATATAGGATTAATAATAGATTTTGTAATAGTTGGAGTATTAGCACTTGGACTCAATTCATGCTTTCTTAAAATAGCACGTGGAGAAAAAATTAAGATAGAAAATATTTTTAGCGGATTTAAAAATTTTCGCTCAGCATTTTTACTTCAGTTACTTATTATAATATTTACGCTTTTATGGTCTTTTATAGCTATGATTCCTTTTGGGGTGATATCATTAATAGTATTAGGCACACATATTAATGAAATTCCACAGGGTGATGGCTTTTATTCTATTATTTATACTGTTTTTATTGTTTTTGGTAGTATGGCTAGTATTGTTGTTGAATTTTATCTTATTTTAACATCAGCAATAATAGCTCTGTATAGATATTCCATGTCGTATTATATATTAAGCGATTGCCAAAGTATTGGGGCTTATGAGGCTATAAAGAAAAGTAAGAAAATGATGAAGGGGTACAAATGGAAGTTGTTTTATTTGAATCTAAGTTTTATAGGTTGGATTGCTTTAAGTATTATTACATATGGAATTGGATTCTTATGGATAATTCCATATATTGAAACTGCTAAAGCAAATTTTTATGAAAATTTAAAAAGTATACAGGCATCAAAAGAAGCTTTACAATAA
- a CDS encoding DUF975 family protein: protein MEQKEQIKSSAELRRMARQQLKGNWGLAILLVFVYEAIVASCAIPRVGLIIYFAVSGALILGFNSCFLKIARGEKNKIENIFSGFKNFVSAFLLQLLIIIFTLLWALIAIVPFVATILIVVSKNTYYASCDTGTKAIVIAAFVGFFVLLIPAIIAQYRYSMSYYILSDCPDIGAYNAIKKSKTMMKGYKLKLFWLNLTFIGWYILGMIPLIGGVVFLIINMNKIDSIAGIVVWIIISYVILIADSLFVIPYAVTANANFYENLKDIVKIDLVKIDLDY from the coding sequence ATGGAACAAAAAGAACAGATTAAAAGTAGTGCTGAACTTAGAAGAATGGCAAGACAACAGCTTAAGGGAAACTGGGGCTTAGCAATTTTACTTGTTTTTGTATATGAAGCTATTGTAGCATCATGTGCAATACCGCGTGTAGGTTTAATAATATATTTTGCAGTATCAGGAGCATTAATACTTGGATTCAATTCATGCTTTCTTAAAATAGCAAGGGGAGAAAAAAATAAGATTGAAAATATTTTTAGTGGATTTAAAAATTTTGTTTCGGCATTTTTACTTCAATTACTTATTATAATATTTACGCTTTTATGGGCGCTTATAGCTATAGTACCTTTTGTAGCAACCATACTAATAGTGGTAAGTAAAAATACTTATTATGCCTCATGTGATACAGGCACTAAGGCTATTGTTATTGCTGCGTTTGTTGGCTTTTTCGTTCTTTTAATACCAGCAATAATAGCTCAATATAGGTATTCTATGTCGTATTATATATTAAGTGATTGCCCAGATATTGGGGCTTATAATGCTATAAAGAAAAGCAAAACAATGATGAAAGGATACAAATTAAAATTATTTTGGCTTAACTTAACGTTTATTGGATGGTACATTTTAGGTATGATACCGCTTATTGGCGGAGTGGTTTTTTTAATAATAAATATGAATAAAATTGATAGTATTGCTGGAATAGTAGTATGGATTATTATTAGTTATGTAATACTTATTGCTGATTCTTTATTTGTAATTCCTTATGCGGTAACTGCTAATGCTAATTTCTATGAAAACTTGAAGGATATAGTAAAGATTGATTTAGTAAAGATTGATTTAGATTATTAG
- the pyrB gene encoding aspartate carbamoyltransferase has translation MLKGRSLIDPMDFTTNELEEIFKLADDIIACPEKYMHAAEGKILATLFYEPSTRTRFSFETAMLRLGGQVVGFSEPNSTSVSKGETIADTIRIVSCYADIVAMRHPKEGAPKVASMYSTIPVINAGDGGHQHPTQTLADLLTMRRTKKRLSNLTIGICGDLKFGRTVHSLIKAMSRYENNKVILISPDELKVPGYIKKEVLDKNKIEYKEAKRIEDVIGELDVLYMTRVQKERFFNEEEYIRLKDSYILNENKLKNAKDDMIILHPLPRVNEISYEVDNDKRAYYFKQAKNGMYVRMALMAKLMGVC, from the coding sequence ATGTTAAAAGGTAGAAGTTTAATTGATCCAATGGATTTTACTACAAATGAATTAGAAGAAATATTTAAGCTTGCAGATGATATTATAGCATGTCCAGAAAAGTATATGCATGCAGCAGAAGGGAAAATACTTGCCACTTTATTTTATGAACCAAGTACTAGAACAAGATTTAGTTTTGAAACAGCAATGTTAAGACTTGGTGGTCAGGTAGTTGGTTTTTCAGAACCAAATTCAACCTCTGTGTCTAAAGGAGAGACTATTGCAGATACTATAAGAATAGTTTCTTGTTATGCAGATATTGTAGCAATGAGACATCCCAAAGAAGGAGCACCTAAGGTTGCATCCATGTATTCAACAATTCCCGTGATAAATGCAGGAGATGGAGGACATCAGCATCCAACTCAAACATTAGCAGATCTTTTAACCATGAGAAGAACAAAAAAGAGACTTTCAAATTTAACAATAGGTATATGTGGTGATTTGAAATTTGGAAGAACTGTCCACTCTCTAATAAAAGCAATGTCAAGATATGAAAATAATAAAGTAATATTAATTTCACCAGATGAACTTAAGGTTCCAGGATACATAAAAAAAGAAGTGCTGGATAAAAATAAAATAGAATATAAAGAAGCTAAGAGAATTGAAGATGTAATAGGAGAATTAGACGTTCTTTATATGACACGTGTACAGAAAGAAAGATTTTTTAATGAGGAAGAATATATAAGGCTTAAGGATAGTTATATATTAAATGAAAATAAACTTAAAAATGCAAAAGACGATATGATAATACTTCATCCACTTCCAAGGGTTAACGAAATTTCATACGAAGTAGATAATGATAAGAGAGCATATTATTTCAAACAAGCTAAAAATGGAATGTATGTCAGAATGGCACTTATGGCAAAATTAATGGGGGTGTGCTAA
- a CDS encoding dihydroorotate dehydrogenase electron transfer subunit, whose protein sequence is MKEKYTVEKVYENVKVEEGIYKLTIKGNFKVKPGQFYLLRAWDIEPTLSRPISVHDVDDEKISFLYSAIGKGTKILSKLKNGDEIKITGPLGNGFDTEKVKGKIAVVCGGIGIAPMLYLVKSLKNCTIDFYAGFKTVNKTVDNVEKYVNNLKISTEDGSIGTKGYVTDILEPQKYDLVLCCGPEIMMYKVIKMCQEKNVPVYVSMEKKMACGIGACLVCTCKTRSGRKRTCKEGPVFLGSELILND, encoded by the coding sequence ATGAAAGAGAAATATACTGTAGAAAAGGTATATGAAAATGTAAAGGTTGAAGAGGGAATATATAAACTTACTATAAAAGGTAATTTTAAAGTTAAACCTGGACAATTTTATCTTTTAAGGGCATGGGATATTGAACCTACACTCTCAAGACCTATAAGTGTACATGATGTAGATGATGAAAAGATATCATTTTTATATTCAGCTATTGGAAAGGGAACTAAAATTTTATCTAAATTAAAAAATGGTGATGAAATAAAAATAACAGGACCACTTGGAAATGGATTCGATACAGAAAAGGTAAAGGGAAAAATAGCTGTAGTATGCGGTGGAATAGGTATAGCACCTATGTTATATTTGGTTAAAAGCTTAAAGAATTGTACGATAGATTTTTACGCTGGATTCAAAACTGTGAATAAAACTGTGGATAATGTGGAAAAATATGTTAATAATTTGAAGATATCCACAGAAGATGGAAGTATTGGCACAAAAGGATATGTAACTGATATACTTGAACCTCAAAAATATGATCTTGTTTTATGCTGTGGACCTGAAATAATGATGTATAAGGTTATCAAAATGTGTCAAGAAAAGAATGTTCCGGTTTATGTTTCCATGGAGAAAAAAATGGCTTGTGGAATAGGAGCATGTCTTGTATGTACATGTAAAACTAGGAGCGGGAGAAAGAGAACTTGTAAGGAAGGACCAGTATTTTTAGGGAGCGAGTTGATATTAAATGACTAA
- a CDS encoding aspartate carbamoyltransferase regulatory subunit: MLTINSIRNGIVIDHIKAGYGIKIYNYLKLDEAEFPTALIMNAVSKKNVTKDIIKIENVMDLDLTVLGFLDPNITVNIIEDEKIKEKIQLELPDEIVNVIKCNNPRCVTSVEKYVAHKFKLVDEKSGEYKCEYCDEIYKGANI, translated from the coding sequence ATGCTTACAATTAACAGTATTAGAAATGGAATAGTAATAGACCACATAAAAGCAGGTTATGGCATAAAAATATATAACTATCTTAAGCTAGATGAAGCAGAGTTTCCAACAGCACTTATAATGAATGCTGTAAGCAAAAAAAATGTTACTAAAGATATAATAAAAATAGAGAATGTTATGGATCTTGATCTCACAGTACTTGGATTCCTAGATCCTAACATAACTGTTAATATAATTGAAGATGAAAAAATAAAAGAAAAGATACAACTTGAGCTTCCGGATGAAATAGTGAATGTGATTAAATGCAATAATCCTAGATGTGTTACTTCTGTTGAAAAGTATGTTGCACACAAGTTCAAATTAGTAGATGAAAAAAGCGGCGAATACAAATGCGAATATTGTGATGAAATATATAAGGGCGCAAATATATAA
- the carA gene encoding glutamine-hydrolyzing carbamoyl-phosphate synthase small subunit codes for MKGIIYLEDGTAFYGNGFGKKGSEVGEIVFNTSMTGYQEILTDPSYAGQIITMTYPLIGNYGVSDFVNQSSEVYAKGFVVRNIDKNPSNYTSKINIDNMLKKMGVVGVYGVDTRSITKKIRSYGTMKCIISNEELSMDDLKKMMSATKIVDDYVKTVSTKKIIHIEGSGAKVAVMDFGVKNDIIENLKDRNCDITIFPYDTDYKKVLSIKPDGIFLSNGPGDPKSIPEAVENVKKLIGKLPMFGICLGHQIIALAIGGDTYKLKYGHRGGNHGIYDIERDKAYITAQNHGYAVDEESIKDKNMIVTYRNLNDNTVEGMRHKSLQLFSVQFHPEGAPGPTDTSYLFDEFVELMKQNENSKVDSVKCLESVL; via the coding sequence ATGAAAGGCATAATATATTTAGAGGATGGAACAGCTTTTTATGGAAATGGGTTCGGAAAAAAAGGGAGTGAAGTTGGAGAAATTGTTTTTAATACATCTATGACTGGATATCAAGAAATACTAACAGATCCTTCCTATGCAGGACAGATAATAACTATGACATATCCTCTTATAGGAAATTATGGAGTAAGCGATTTTGTAAATCAGTCAAGTGAGGTATATGCAAAAGGTTTTGTTGTTAGAAATATAGACAAAAATCCATCAAATTATACAAGCAAAATCAATATAGACAACATGCTAAAAAAAATGGGAGTAGTTGGAGTTTACGGTGTAGATACAAGAAGCATAACTAAGAAGATAAGAAGTTATGGTACTATGAAATGTATAATTTCAAATGAAGAATTATCTATGGATGATTTAAAGAAAATGATGTCTGCTACTAAGATTGTAGATGACTATGTAAAGACTGTAAGCACTAAAAAGATTATTCATATAGAGGGAAGCGGAGCAAAAGTAGCAGTTATGGATTTTGGTGTGAAAAATGATATAATTGAAAATCTAAAGGATAGAAATTGCGATATAACTATATTCCCTTATGATACCGACTATAAAAAAGTTTTGAGCATAAAACCTGATGGAATATTTTTGAGTAATGGGCCTGGAGATCCTAAATCAATACCTGAAGCTGTTGAGAATGTGAAGAAACTCATAGGCAAACTTCCTATGTTTGGAATATGCTTAGGACATCAAATAATAGCACTTGCTATCGGAGGAGACACTTATAAATTAAAATATGGTCATAGAGGCGGAAATCATGGAATTTATGATATCGAAAGAGATAAAGCATATATAACAGCACAAAATCATGGATATGCTGTAGATGAAGAAAGCATTAAAGACAAAAATATGATCGTCACATATAGAAATTTAAATGATAATACAGTAGAGGGAATGAGACACAAAAGTCTTCAATTATTCTCGGTTCAATTTCATCCAGAAGGTGCACCTGGACCAACAGATACTTCCTATTTATTTGATGAATTTGTTGAATTAATGAAACAAAATGAAAATAGTAAAGTTGATTCGGTAAAATGTTTAGAAAGTGTACTTTAA
- a CDS encoding DUF975 family protein has translation MEQTQSFKRSSELKRISKQQLSGKWGAVVLLVFVFWIISMTSAVPYVGAFVHLIIGGALLLGLKSCFVKIVRGEEFELENLFSGFKNLGSSILVQLLIGIFIFLWGLLAIIPFVVLIIVSIKNDGGIGTAVGAVTAIACIILSIPAIIAGYRYSMAYYILNDHPDVGSYESIVQSKQMMKGYKWKLFCLHLSFIGWFILGIISIGIGFLWIAPYYQTANANFYEELKNIQESNMQLE, from the coding sequence ATGGAACAAACACAGTCGTTTAAACGCAGTAGTGAATTAAAAAGAATTTCTAAGCAGCAGCTTAGCGGAAAATGGGGAGCAGTAGTGTTACTGGTTTTTGTATTCTGGATAATATCGATGACTTCAGCAGTACCTTATGTAGGTGCATTTGTACACTTAATAATAGGTGGAGCATTATTACTTGGCTTGAAATCTTGTTTTGTTAAAATTGTAAGAGGAGAAGAATTTGAACTTGAAAATTTGTTTAGTGGATTTAAGAATTTAGGTTCATCAATATTAGTTCAATTACTTATCGGAATATTTATTTTTTTATGGGGACTTTTAGCTATAATTCCTTTTGTTGTTCTTATAATAGTATCAATTAAAAATGATGGTGGTATTGGTACTGCTGTTGGAGCTGTTACTGCTATTGCTTGTATAATTTTAAGCATACCTGCAATAATAGCAGGGTATAGATACTCTATGGCATATTATATATTGAATGATCACCCTGATGTTGGCTCTTATGAGTCTATAGTACAAAGTAAACAGATGATGAAGGGTTACAAGTGGAAATTATTTTGTTTGCATTTGAGCTTTATAGGATGGTTTATTCTTGGCATTATAAGTATTGGTATTGGCTTTTTATGGATTGCACCTTATTATCAAACTGCTAATGCTAACTTTTATGAAGAATTAAAAAATATACAAGAATCTAATATGCAATTAGAATAG
- a CDS encoding dihydroorotate dehydrogenase, translated as MTNVNICGINFKNPVIAASGTFGFGEEFSQYFDVAKLGGICSKGLTLNPKEGNDGERVFEVTGGMMNSVGLQNPGVKNFIKNELPNMKKIDTVCIVNLGGGSEEDYVEGMELLNSTNADMIELNISCPNVKHGGMAFGIKSDVAYRVVSEVRKVCRKPLMVKLSPNAEDIVAMAVKCEEAGADAISLVNTFKGMAVDIKRRKPVFDNVTAGLSGKAIKPIALRMVYETCRAVNVPVVGMGGIYTAEDAIEFIMAGASAIQVGTANFIKPDICVDIIDGIEGFIQKEGIKDISEIRGII; from the coding sequence ATGACTAATGTTAATATATGTGGAATAAATTTTAAAAATCCTGTTATTGCTGCATCTGGAACCTTTGGCTTCGGTGAAGAGTTTTCACAGTATTTTGATGTTGCAAAGCTCGGTGGAATATGTTCTAAAGGACTTACATTAAATCCTAAAGAGGGTAATGACGGTGAAAGAGTTTTTGAAGTTACAGGTGGAATGATGAACAGTGTAGGACTTCAGAATCCTGGCGTTAAGAACTTTATAAAAAATGAACTTCCTAATATGAAAAAAATAGATACTGTTTGCATTGTTAATTTAGGTGGAGGCTCAGAGGAAGATTATGTAGAAGGTATGGAGCTTTTAAATAGTACAAATGCAGATATGATAGAACTTAATATATCATGTCCTAATGTAAAACATGGTGGCATGGCATTCGGCATAAAATCTGATGTAGCATATAGAGTAGTTTCTGAGGTTAGAAAGGTATGCAGAAAACCTCTTATGGTAAAACTATCACCTAATGCTGAGGATATTGTAGCTATGGCTGTAAAATGTGAAGAAGCAGGTGCAGATGCAATATCACTTGTAAATACTTTTAAGGGTATGGCAGTTGATATAAAGAGGAGAAAGCCTGTTTTTGACAATGTTACAGCAGGACTTTCGGGAAAGGCTATAAAGCCCATAGCACTTAGAATGGTGTATGAAACTTGCAGGGCTGTTAATGTTCCTGTAGTAGGAATGGGAGGCATATATACTGCTGAGGATGCAATTGAATTTATTATGGCAGGTGCATCAGCAATTCAGGTTGGTACGGCTAATTTTATAAAACCAGATATTTGTGTAGACATAATTGATGGTATAGAAGGATTTATTCAAAAAGAAGGCATAAAAGATATTAGCGAAATACGTGGCATTATATAA
- a CDS encoding arginase — MANVLLSIDWDYFIPIRREWCGSYLESSKKVQALWYKRYFAYKDMGRNIVNEVRVSNTINKFWGNINNVFDIKNDVNLYVTDSHKWSYDIAKEYDCKYVFNIDAHSDLGYEGIKSFMFEVNCSNWLGKLLGNNISKGASILYSPYTYENKDEFDEINRKFPINYCNLDDVKKDTNVSVIHICRSGMWTPPWIDKYFYSFIRSAKRNVIKKYCSIRNWNPKNITLSQKIDYLYCS, encoded by the coding sequence ATGGCTAATGTACTTTTAAGTATTGATTGGGATTATTTTATTCCGATAAGAAGGGAATGGTGTGGTTCTTACTTGGAAAGCAGTAAAAAAGTACAAGCCTTATGGTATAAAAGATACTTTGCATATAAGGATATGGGGAGAAATATTGTTAATGAGGTTAGAGTTTCTAATACAATAAATAAATTTTGGGGTAATATAAATAATGTATTCGATATAAAAAACGATGTAAATTTATATGTTACTGATTCACATAAATGGTCTTATGATATAGCTAAGGAGTATGATTGCAAATATGTTTTTAATATAGATGCACATTCTGATCTTGGTTATGAGGGAATAAAATCTTTTATGTTTGAGGTTAATTGCTCTAATTGGCTTGGTAAACTTTTAGGTAACAATATATCTAAAGGGGCATCTATATTATACAGTCCTTATACTTATGAAAATAAAGATGAGTTTGATGAAATAAATAGAAAATTTCCAATTAATTATTGCAATTTAGATGATGTAAAAAAAGATACAAATGTTTCTGTAATACATATATGCAGATCTGGTATGTGGACACCACCATGGATTGACAAGTATTTTTATAGTTTTATAAGATCTGCTAAAAGAAATGTAATAAAGAAGTATTGCTCTATTAGAAACTGGAATCCTAAAAATATTACTTTATCCCAAAAAATTGATTATTTATATTGTTCTTAA
- a CDS encoding DedA family protein, translating into MVEHIIDFIIFLLGKLGYAGTFGGMLLESACIPIPSEIVLPFGGYLSSSSAPLGHKLNLIMVIVFATLGGLVGSILAYAIGAKGGRVLVYKYASTLHLSKEKIEKSESVFAKYGDKIIFISRLLPIIRTFISLPAGIAKMNFAKFAIYTFIGSAIWSTVLVYAGFVMGKNWQVIRSYFHIADYFVAGAIILFIVYSIVVYIKKKKKNK; encoded by the coding sequence TTGGTTGAACACATTATTGACTTTATAATATTCCTGCTAGGCAAACTGGGATATGCGGGAACATTTGGTGGAATGTTATTAGAAAGTGCTTGTATACCAATTCCAAGTGAGATAGTACTGCCCTTCGGCGGATATTTAAGTTCAAGTTCAGCTCCTTTAGGGCACAAATTAAACTTAATAATGGTAATTGTTTTTGCAACTTTAGGCGGACTTGTTGGGTCAATACTAGCTTATGCTATTGGTGCAAAAGGTGGGAGAGTACTTGTTTATAAGTATGCTTCAACACTTCATTTATCAAAGGAAAAAATAGAGAAGAGCGAATCTGTTTTTGCTAAGTACGGCGATAAAATAATTTTTATATCCAGACTTTTACCTATAATAAGAACTTTCATTTCACTTCCTGCTGGAATCGCAAAAATGAATTTTGCAAAATTTGCAATTTACACTTTTATTGGTTCTGCAATTTGGAGCACTGTTTTAGTTTATGCAGGTTTTGTAATGGGTAAAAACTGGCAGGTTATTCGTTCTTATTTCCATATAGCAGATTATTTTGTTGCAGGCGCTATAATTCTATTTATAGTATATAGCATTGTAGTATACATAAAAAAGAAAAAGAAAAACAAATAA
- the lepB gene encoding signal peptidase I → MESGKKEEKKSFNRNIMEYAICLIVAFAIAMLFRQFVFARANVDGPSMMSTLKDKDVIFVEKLSLYTHAIKRGEIVTFYSGDAENNTYIKRVIGLAGDVIELKGGKVYRNGSELKEDYLDPNIYTQGGDFLKENVKYKVPAGYIFVLGDNRPISKDSRYIGPVSLKSLNGHVVVRVYPFNRIRTF, encoded by the coding sequence ATGGAAAGTGGCAAAAAAGAAGAAAAGAAAAGTTTTAACCGAAATATAATGGAATATGCTATATGTCTTATTGTAGCGTTTGCTATAGCTATGCTTTTTAGGCAGTTTGTATTTGCAAGAGCAAATGTTGATGGTCCATCCATGATGTCTACACTTAAAGATAAAGATGTAATATTTGTAGAAAAATTAAGTTTATATACACATGCTATAAAGAGGGGAGAAATAGTTACATTTTATTCAGGTGATGCAGAGAATAATACCTATATTAAAAGAGTTATAGGGTTAGCTGGTGATGTAATTGAATTAAAGGGTGGAAAAGTTTACCGAAACGGAAGCGAGCTAAAAGAAGACTATCTTGATCCCAATATTTATACCCAAGGGGGAGACTTCTTGAAGGAAAATGTGAAGTACAAAGTACCAGCAGGTTATATTTTTGTTTTGGGCGATAATAGGCCTATAAGCAAGGACAGTAGGTACATAGGACCTGTATCTTTAAAATCTTTAAATGGTCATGTAGTAGTTAGAGTATATCCTTTTAATCGCATTAGAACTTTTTAA
- the pyrF gene encoding orotidine-5'-phosphate decarboxylase codes for MIIDKLYESVEKKGHVCLGLDTDAAYIPEYFMNEYENLEDALFNFNKKIIDATLDVIACYKVQIAYYEAYGLKGLLAYKRTLNYIKERGAISIADVKRGDISKTAEMYAKAHFEGDFEADFVTLNPYMGLDGIEPYMPYIENKEKGVFILLRTSNKGAHDVQYIKTENGSTVYKEVGEKIANLGQKVIGRSGYSSIGAVVGCTHVEEGIEIRDKFKNMFFLIPGYGAQGGTAKEVNLYLKNGNGGVVNSSRGIILAYKKKENGEKIFDACAREAAICMRDAIRRGI; via the coding sequence ATGATTATAGACAAACTTTATGAAAGTGTAGAAAAAAAAGGTCATGTTTGCCTTGGACTTGATACAGATGCAGCTTATATACCGGAATATTTTATGAATGAATATGAGAACTTAGAAGATGCATTATTTAATTTTAATAAGAAAATTATAGATGCAACTTTGGATGTAATAGCATGTTATAAGGTTCAAATAGCATATTATGAGGCTTATGGCTTAAAAGGACTTTTAGCATATAAAAGAACTCTTAATTATATTAAGGAAAGAGGAGCTATTTCTATAGCAGATGTAAAAAGAGGAGATATATCAAAGACTGCTGAAATGTATGCTAAAGCTCATTTTGAAGGAGACTTTGAGGCGGATTTTGTTACACTGAATCCGTACATGGGATTAGATGGTATAGAACCTTATATGCCGTATATTGAAAATAAAGAAAAGGGAGTATTCATTCTACTTAGAACTTCAAATAAAGGTGCACATGATGTGCAGTATATAAAAACGGAAAATGGAAGTACAGTGTACAAAGAAGTTGGAGAAAAGATAGCTAATTTAGGACAAAAGGTTATTGGTAGGAGTGGATATTCTTCAATTGGAGCAGTAGTTGGATGTACTCATGTTGAAGAAGGAATTGAAATAAGAGATAAGTTCAAAAATATGTTTTTCTTAATACCTGGCTATGGTGCTCAAGGTGGAACGGCAAAGGAAGTTAATTTATATCTTAAAAATGGAAATGGTGGAGTTGTAAATTCATCTAGAGGTATAATTCTTGCTTATAAGAAAAAGGAAAATGGTGAGAAAATTTTTGATGCGTGTGCCAGAGAGGCAGCCATTTGTATGAGGGATGCAATAAGGAGAGGAATTTAA
- a CDS encoding DUF975 family protein has product MEQTQQIKSSKELRKMAREQLKGKWGSAALIIFVFGIVSMTFAIPFKGIGGIIRFIVGGALTLGFKACFIKIARRSKFELETLFSGFHNFGSALLLQLLNGIFVFLWSLLAIIPVVIIIVMVSRTGIEGVAYDPGLKGKLVFLGILTFVCVIPSIIAQYRYAMAYYILNDNPDVGSYEAIVRSKKMMKGNKWRLFWLRLTFIGWEILRRLPIFVGVILFAIYRDSITEQVLMMVLIGIFVIIALASSLFLTPYIETAKANFYENLKSMQPSEEGSVSEEVSISEEDLASEKGLE; this is encoded by the coding sequence ATGGAACAAACACAACAGATTAAAAGCAGTAAAGAACTTAGAAAAATGGCTAGAGAGCAGCTTAAAGGGAAGTGGGGTTCAGCAGCTTTAATTATTTTTGTATTTGGAATTGTATCAATGACATTTGCAATACCATTTAAGGGTATTGGCGGAATAATACGTTTTATAGTAGGTGGTGCATTAACACTTGGCTTTAAAGCTTGCTTTATTAAAATTGCAAGAAGGTCAAAATTTGAACTTGAAACTTTATTTAGTGGGTTTCACAATTTTGGCTCAGCACTATTACTTCAATTATTAAATGGAATATTTGTGTTTTTATGGTCGTTACTAGCTATAATACCAGTAGTTATAATTATTGTAATGGTATCTCGTACAGGTATTGAGGGAGTCGCATATGATCCAGGTTTAAAAGGTAAACTTGTTTTTTTAGGAATTCTAACTTTTGTATGTGTAATACCTTCAATAATAGCCCAATACAGATATGCTATGGCTTATTATATATTAAATGATAATCCGGATGTTGGTTCTTATGAAGCTATAGTTAGAAGCAAAAAAATGATGAAAGGAAATAAATGGAGATTATTTTGGCTGCGTTTAACATTTATAGGATGGGAGATTTTAAGGAGATTACCTATTTTTGTTGGCGTAATACTTTTTGCAATATATAGGGATAGTATTACTGAACAAGTTTTAATGATGGTACTTATAGGAATATTCGTTATAATAGCTTTGGCAAGTTCATTGTTTCTTACACCATATATTGAAACTGCTAAAGCAAATTTTTATGAGAATTTAAAAAGTATGCAGCCATCAGAAGAAGGCTCAGTATCAGAAGAAGTCTCAATATCAGAAGAAGACTTAGCATCAGAAAAAGGCTTAGAATAA